The Deinococcus depolymerans genome includes a region encoding these proteins:
- a CDS encoding acetate kinase, translated as MWTLVLNCGSSSVKFALLDVRSGAVGLSGLAERLGSGDASARLDLPGGRRSVALPGGTYAEAFAVIAGALDELGVRGDVGAVGHRVVHGGERFSEPALITPEVLDAVRACVPLAPLHNPANIAGIEAARAAFPHLPQVAVFDTAFHQSMPEVAFRYAVPEAWYRQHGVRRYGFHGTSHAFVAAEAARELGRPLAELTLVTAHLGNGCSVCAVAGGRSVDTSMGLTPLEGLVMGTRSGDVDPGLHDFIARQAGLGLSEVTAALNRESGLLGLSGLSNDMRELEEAAARGHAGARLAVEAFVYRLAKQMAGMAVALGRVDALVFTGGIGENSAAVRGAVLARLGVLGAAVDPALNARAVRGESGRISPEGTLPALVVNTNEELMIARQTQDLLAGLKGAQA; from the coding sequence ATGTGGACTCTGGTGCTGAATTGCGGGTCGAGCAGCGTGAAGTTTGCGCTGCTGGACGTTCGGAGTGGGGCGGTGGGCCTGTCGGGTCTGGCCGAGCGGCTGGGGTCGGGGGACGCGTCGGCGCGGCTGGACCTGCCGGGGGGGCGGCGGTCGGTGGCGCTGCCGGGCGGGACGTACGCGGAGGCGTTCGCGGTGATCGCGGGTGCGCTCGATGAGCTGGGCGTGCGCGGGGACGTGGGCGCGGTGGGGCACCGGGTGGTGCATGGCGGCGAGCGCTTCAGTGAGCCGGCGCTGATCACGCCGGAGGTGCTGGACGCCGTGCGGGCGTGTGTGCCGCTGGCGCCGCTGCACAACCCGGCGAACATCGCAGGGATCGAGGCGGCGCGCGCGGCGTTCCCGCACCTGCCGCAGGTGGCGGTGTTCGACACGGCGTTTCATCAGAGCATGCCGGAGGTCGCGTTCCGGTACGCGGTGCCGGAGGCGTGGTACCGGCAGCATGGCGTGCGGCGCTACGGGTTCCATGGGACCAGTCACGCGTTCGTAGCGGCGGAGGCCGCGCGGGAGCTGGGCCGCCCGCTGGCGGAGTTGACGCTGGTCACGGCGCACCTGGGGAACGGGTGTAGCGTGTGCGCGGTGGCGGGGGGGCGCAGCGTGGACACCAGCATGGGCCTGACGCCGCTGGAGGGGCTGGTCATGGGTACGCGCAGCGGGGACGTGGATCCGGGCCTGCATGATTTCATTGCGCGGCAGGCGGGCCTGGGCCTGTCGGAGGTGACGGCCGCCCTGAACCGTGAGAGCGGGTTGCTGGGCCTGTCGGGGTTGAGTAACGACATGCGGGAACTGGAGGAAGCGGCGGCGCGCGGGCATGCGGGTGCGCGGCTGGCGGTCGAGGCGTTCGTGTACCGCCTCGCGAAGCAGATGGCGGGCATGGCGGTCGCGCTGGGCCGGGTGGACGCGCTGGTGTTCACGGGCGGCATCGGGGAGAACAGCGCGGCGGTGCGCGGCGCGGTCCTGGCGCGGCTGGGCGTGCTGGGCGCGGCGGTGGACCCGGCGCTGAACGCGCGGGCGGTGCGGGGCGAGTCCGGGCGGATCAGTCCGGAGGGGACGCTGCCGGCACTGGTGGTGAACACGAACGAGGAACTGATGATCGCCCGGCAGACGCAGGACCTGCTGGCCGGGCTGAAGGGAGCCCAGGCATGA
- a CDS encoding cyclopropane-fatty-acyl-phospholipid synthase family protein translates to MSTTRRTALTWAALATAGAALIARQATRPAPTDTETLDATRTLLRAALPSVRPFDVQLWNGEVIAATRPSRARLILNSPETLGRLLKLPLDMALGEAYLRGDFEIEGNIGDIAAIAETFDATLNPADAPALLRAAATLRRRAGATPPIAVTASLEGPQHSRERDQQAISYHYDVSNDFYRLWLDRRMVYSCAYFRGGTETLDEAQEAKLDLICRKLRLKEGEHLLDIGSGWGGLAIHAAQRYGARVLGVTLSEAQLHEARARADAAGVADRVTFELRDYRDVLAHAPEGGFDKIASVGMAEHVGRKNMPTYFRAAYTALKPGGLMMNHAISDGIPQARVPLWLQSGNFARKYVFPDGELLPIWETVKHATEAQFEVRDIENLREHYALTLTHWAANLETHHAEARAALGEQRHRLWRLYLGATSHYFEKGHLGLYQTLLAKPDEQRRAHVPLSRADLYRGEMVDG, encoded by the coding sequence ATGTCCACAACCAGACGTACGGCCCTGACCTGGGCGGCCCTGGCCACCGCCGGCGCCGCCCTGATCGCCCGGCAGGCCACCCGCCCCGCCCCGACCGACACCGAGACGCTGGACGCCACCCGCACCCTGCTGCGCGCCGCGCTGCCCAGCGTGCGCCCCTTCGACGTGCAGCTCTGGAACGGCGAGGTGATCGCGGCCACCCGGCCCAGCCGCGCCCGCCTGATCCTGAACAGCCCGGAAACGCTGGGCCGCCTGCTGAAACTCCCGCTGGACATGGCGCTCGGCGAGGCGTACCTGCGCGGCGACTTCGAGATCGAGGGAAACATCGGGGACATCGCCGCCATCGCCGAGACCTTCGACGCGACCCTGAACCCCGCCGACGCGCCCGCCCTGCTGCGCGCCGCCGCCACCCTGCGCCGCCGCGCCGGGGCCACCCCGCCCATCGCCGTGACCGCCAGCCTGGAAGGCCCGCAGCACTCCCGCGAGAGGGACCAGCAGGCCATCTCGTACCACTACGACGTCAGCAACGACTTCTACAGACTGTGGCTGGACCGGCGCATGGTGTACTCCTGCGCCTACTTCAGGGGCGGCACCGAGACGCTGGACGAGGCGCAGGAAGCGAAACTGGACCTGATCTGCCGCAAACTGCGCCTGAAGGAAGGCGAGCACCTGCTGGACATCGGCAGCGGCTGGGGCGGCCTCGCCATTCACGCCGCGCAGCGCTACGGAGCGCGCGTGCTGGGCGTCACGCTCAGCGAGGCGCAACTGCACGAGGCCCGCGCCCGCGCCGACGCCGCCGGGGTCGCCGACCGCGTCACCTTCGAACTGCGCGACTACCGCGACGTGCTCGCCCACGCGCCCGAAGGGGGCTTCGACAAGATCGCGTCGGTCGGCATGGCCGAACACGTGGGCCGCAAGAACATGCCCACCTACTTCCGCGCCGCGTATACGGCCCTGAAACCCGGCGGCCTGATGATGAACCACGCCATCAGCGACGGCATCCCCCAGGCCCGCGTGCCCCTGTGGCTGCAGAGCGGCAACTTCGCCCGGAAGTACGTGTTCCCCGACGGCGAACTGCTGCCCATCTGGGAAACCGTGAAACACGCCACCGAGGCGCAGTTCGAGGTCCGCGACATAGAGAACCTCCGCGAACACTACGCCCTCACCCTCACCCACTGGGCCGCGAACCTCGAAACGCACCACGCAGAAGCCCGCGCCGCCCTCGGCGAGCAACGCCACCGCCTGTGGCGCCTCTACCTGGGCGCCACCTCCCACTACTTCGAGAAAGGCCACCTGGGCCTCTACCAGACCCTCCTGGCGAAACCCGACGAGCAACGCAGAGCCCACGTACCCCTCAGCCGCGCGGACCTCTATAGGGGGGAGATGGTCGATGGTTGA
- the pta gene encoding phosphate acetyltransferase produces the protein MKTLFVAPTRNGVGLSSTALGLTRALERQGLKVAFLKPIAQTHEARTDDSVHFARTLAHLPTPDPITLTHAEEQLSLGAEEDLMEEVVTLARQVTGGGADVLIVEGLALNERNVYAGALNASLARNLEADTVLVSSLAGVGAAELADELEISAQAYRRSDGSGLSGYVLNFAPPGLDFGTLMAELRARSRVLNGGTLPLLGVVSQSGGLNAPRTLDVARHLGAEIVNEGEAGLRRVTSTVVTARTVPKMAHLFVPGALVVTPGDREDVIMAAALSHLSGVPLAGLMFTSGSAPEDSIERLCRAALGSTLPVLRVNTNSFETASRLSRLDSRVPHDDTQRMERMLDFIADRLDTGPLGARLRVPEVAGDRRLPPSAFRYELIQKARAAAKRIVLPEGDEPRTVKAAIRCTEKGIARCVLLADPERVRQVAEGQGLTLPDGLEILHPDSIRARYVEPMVELRRSKGLTAPQAEAQLEDTVVLGTMMLALGEVDGLVSGAVHTTANTVRPALQLIKTAPGSRLVSSVFFMLMPEQVLVYGDAAINPNPNAEELADIAIQSADSAHAFGITPRIAMLSYSTGESGSGQDVEKVKAATALVRERRPDLLVDGPMQYDAASVLSVGQAKAPGSPVAGRATVFIFPDLNTGNTTYKAVQRAAGVIAVGPMLQGLRKPVNDLSRGALVDDIVYTIALTAIQATQGKVDG, from the coding sequence ATGAAAACCCTGTTCGTCGCACCGACCCGCAACGGCGTGGGCCTGAGCAGCACGGCGCTGGGCCTGACCCGCGCGCTGGAACGCCAGGGGTTGAAGGTGGCGTTCCTGAAACCCATCGCGCAGACGCATGAGGCCCGCACGGACGACAGCGTGCATTTCGCGCGGACGCTGGCGCACCTGCCCACGCCCGACCCGATCACCCTGACGCACGCCGAGGAGCAGTTGAGCCTGGGGGCCGAGGAGGACCTGATGGAGGAGGTCGTCACCCTGGCCCGGCAGGTCACGGGGGGCGGCGCGGACGTACTGATCGTGGAGGGTCTCGCCCTGAACGAACGGAACGTGTACGCCGGGGCGCTGAACGCCAGCCTCGCGCGGAACCTGGAGGCGGACACGGTGCTGGTGTCCAGTCTGGCGGGGGTGGGCGCGGCGGAACTGGCCGATGAGCTGGAGATCTCGGCGCAGGCGTACCGCCGCAGCGACGGCTCGGGCCTCAGCGGGTACGTGCTGAACTTCGCGCCGCCGGGGCTGGATTTCGGGACGCTGATGGCGGAACTGCGGGCCCGCAGCCGCGTCCTGAACGGGGGCACGCTGCCGTTGCTGGGCGTGGTGTCGCAGTCGGGCGGCCTGAACGCGCCGCGCACGCTGGACGTGGCCCGGCACCTGGGCGCGGAGATCGTGAACGAGGGTGAGGCGGGCCTGCGCCGCGTGACGAGTACGGTCGTCACGGCGCGCACCGTGCCGAAGATGGCGCACCTGTTCGTGCCGGGCGCGCTGGTCGTCACGCCCGGCGACCGGGAGGACGTGATCATGGCGGCGGCCCTGTCGCACCTGAGCGGCGTGCCCCTGGCGGGGCTGATGTTCACGTCCGGCAGCGCCCCGGAGGACAGCATCGAGCGGCTGTGCCGCGCGGCGCTGGGCAGCACCCTGCCCGTGCTGCGCGTGAACACCAACTCGTTCGAGACGGCCTCGCGCCTCTCCAGGCTGGATTCACGCGTCCCGCACGACGACACGCAGCGCATGGAGCGCATGCTGGACTTCATTGCCGACCGGCTGGACACGGGGCCGCTGGGTGCGCGGCTGCGCGTGCCGGAGGTCGCCGGGGACCGCCGCCTGCCGCCCAGCGCCTTCCGGTACGAACTGATCCAGAAGGCCCGCGCCGCCGCCAAGCGCATCGTGCTGCCCGAGGGGGACGAGCCGCGCACCGTGAAGGCCGCCATCCGCTGCACGGAGAAGGGCATCGCGCGCTGCGTGCTGCTGGCCGACCCGGAACGCGTGCGGCAGGTCGCGGAGGGGCAGGGCCTGACGCTGCCCGACGGTCTGGAGATCCTGCACCCGGATTCCATCCGCGCGCGGTACGTCGAGCCCATGGTGGAACTGCGCCGCAGCAAGGGCCTGACCGCCCCGCAGGCCGAAGCGCAACTGGAGGACACGGTGGTGCTGGGCACCATGATGCTCGCGCTGGGCGAGGTGGACGGGCTGGTGTCCGGCGCGGTCCACACGACCGCGAATACCGTGCGGCCCGCCCTGCAACTCATCAAGACCGCGCCCGGCTCGCGGCTGGTCAGCTCGGTGTTCTTCATGCTGATGCCCGAACAGGTCCTCGTGTACGGCGACGCGGCCATCAACCCTAACCCGAACGCCGAGGAACTCGCGGACATCGCCATTCAGAGTGCCGACAGCGCCCACGCCTTCGGCATCACGCCCAGGATCGCCATGCTGTCCTACTCGACCGGCGAGTCCGGCAGCGGCCAGGACGTCGAGAAGGTCAAGGCCGCCACCGCCCTCGTTCGCGAGCGCCGCCCGGACCTGCTGGTCGACGGCCCCATGCAGTACGACGCCGCCAGCGTCCTGTCCGTCGGGCAGGCCAAGGCCCCCGGCAGTCCCGTCGCGGGCCGCGCCACCGTGTTCATCTTCCCGGACCTGAACACCGGCAACACCACCTACAAGGCCGTGCAGCGCGCCGCCGGCGTCATCGCGGTCGGCCCGATGCTCCAGGGCCTGCGCAAACCCGTGAACGACCTGAGTCGCGGCGCGCTCGTGGACGACATCGTGTACACCATCGCCCTGACCGCCATCCAGGCAACGCAGGGGAAGGTTGATGGGTGA